A stretch of the Teredinibacter haidensis genome encodes the following:
- the nifB gene encoding nitrogenase cofactor biosynthesis protein NifB, producing the protein MQLEVIGQSNDGGCPSSGCGSRDDQLSQLPQHIQDKVQNHPCFSEDAHHYFARMHVAVAPACNIQCHYCNRKYDCSNESRPGVVSEVLTPEQAVMKVKAVAATIPQMTVLGIAGPGDPLANPERTFSTFRQLSAETPDIKLCVSTNGLALPESVEELVKHNIDHVTITINCVDPKVGAKIYPWIFWNNQRIYGEKGAKILIEQQQKGLEMLAERGILVKVNSVMIPGVNDQHLKEVSDIVRSKGAFVHNVMPLIAEAKHGTFYGIMGQRSPSDEELQALQDDCGGDMNMMRHCRQCRADAVGLLGEDRGEEFTLEKIESMEIDYEAAMKTRADIHKNILEELAEKQVQKKRLLTIFVPSISPNISTRYRPALMAIATAGGGIINQHFGHAREFLVYEASPNGVRFIGHRNVDQYCIGNDTCGEKESALDKAIRSLKGCEAVLCSKIGFEPWEGLEQAGIKPNGEHAMEPIEEAVLEVYQEMIERGELDKPKPQLKVGA; encoded by the coding sequence ATGCAACTCGAAGTTATTGGGCAGAGTAATGATGGGGGCTGCCCCTCCAGCGGATGCGGTAGTCGTGACGACCAGCTATCCCAACTGCCGCAACACATACAAGACAAAGTTCAAAATCACCCCTGTTTTTCCGAAGACGCACACCATTACTTTGCGCGTATGCATGTCGCCGTTGCACCGGCGTGTAATATTCAATGCCACTACTGTAACCGCAAGTACGACTGTTCCAACGAAAGCCGTCCGGGAGTTGTTTCCGAAGTATTGACGCCCGAGCAGGCGGTAATGAAAGTCAAAGCTGTTGCGGCCACAATCCCGCAAATGACGGTACTGGGTATCGCTGGCCCCGGCGACCCTCTGGCTAACCCAGAACGCACCTTCAGTACCTTCCGCCAGCTTAGCGCTGAAACACCCGATATTAAATTGTGCGTATCCACTAATGGCTTAGCGTTACCCGAATCGGTAGAAGAATTAGTCAAGCATAATATCGACCATGTCACCATTACAATTAACTGCGTTGACCCGAAAGTTGGCGCCAAAATTTACCCTTGGATTTTTTGGAATAACCAGCGAATCTATGGCGAAAAAGGCGCGAAAATATTAATCGAGCAACAACAAAAAGGCCTAGAAATGCTTGCTGAACGCGGCATCCTGGTAAAAGTTAACTCGGTAATGATTCCAGGAGTAAATGATCAACACCTCAAAGAAGTGAGCGACATTGTGAGATCAAAAGGTGCTTTTGTACATAATGTTATGCCCTTAATTGCCGAAGCAAAACACGGTACGTTCTACGGAATCATGGGGCAGCGCAGCCCCAGCGACGAAGAACTACAGGCATTACAGGACGATTGTGGCGGCGATATGAATATGATGCGGCACTGCCGCCAATGCCGCGCAGACGCCGTCGGCCTTCTGGGGGAGGACCGAGGCGAAGAATTTACCTTGGAAAAAATTGAATCCATGGAGATTGATTATGAAGCCGCAATGAAAACCCGTGCAGACATTCATAAAAACATTCTTGAAGAACTGGCCGAAAAACAGGTACAAAAAAAACGTTTATTAACCATTTTCGTTCCCTCCATATCCCCCAACATTTCAACCCGTTATCGCCCGGCGCTCATGGCAATCGCCACCGCTGGTGGTGGGATTATCAATCAACACTTTGGCCACGCGAGAGAATTTTTGGTTTACGAAGCCTCACCCAACGGCGTACGTTTTATCGGTCATCGAAATGTCGATCAATATTGTATTGGCAACGATACCTGCGGTGAAAAAGAAAGCGCATTAGATAAAGCCATTCGCTCGCTTAAGGGATGCGAAGCCGTTCTGTGCTCCAAAATCGGGTTTGAACCCTGGGAAGGATTAGAACAAGCAGGCATTAAACCCAATGGCGAACACGCGATGGAACCCATTGAAGAGGCCGTTTTGGAGGTTTACCAGGAAATGATTGAGCGAGGGGAATTAGATAAACCTAAACCTCAATTGAAGGTGGGCGCGTAA
- a CDS encoding 4Fe-4S binding protein: MAFEIVDLCVNCWACVDVCPSSAIYQTEPHFLIDEKKCTECDGEFFHPQCASICPIESAILDANGAALNPPGSLTGIAPKMLQEAMLKIQAR; encoded by the coding sequence ATGGCTTTTGAAATAGTAGACCTGTGTGTCAATTGCTGGGCCTGTGTCGATGTTTGCCCAAGCTCGGCAATTTACCAGACAGAACCCCATTTTTTAATTGATGAGAAAAAGTGTACTGAATGTGACGGCGAATTTTTCCACCCCCAGTGCGCATCCATCTGCCCAATAGAATCAGCCATACTCGACGCCAACGGCGCAGCATTAAATCCTCCGGGCTCACTTACCGGAATAGCTCCGAAAATGCTGCAAGAAGCAATGCTAAAAATTCAAGCGCGTTAG
- a CDS encoding nitrogen fixation protein NifQ: MNTLARTLLTDIFPPNTDTFVDIISAQRAGASCLPNTLGLASEQYKTLIHRHLPGIDQLGLARNEHVWENGEIRQELLDLKLEEIQELTQLLLKHRKQKDISEEWLASILSAGCMGNSHLWRDLGLPSRDHLKALIRTNFPTLADLNTQNMRWKKFFYKQLCEQQGHYLCRSPSCDICPSHEECFGEE, translated from the coding sequence ATGAACACGCTAGCAAGAACTTTATTAACGGATATCTTTCCACCTAACACGGACACTTTTGTCGACATAATATCTGCTCAGCGAGCTGGAGCTTCCTGCCTGCCAAATACTTTGGGATTGGCAAGCGAACAGTATAAGACTCTAATACACCGCCACCTGCCAGGCATTGATCAATTAGGACTGGCGCGCAACGAACACGTATGGGAAAACGGTGAAATTCGTCAAGAACTTCTGGATCTCAAGCTTGAAGAGATACAAGAGTTAACGCAACTATTACTGAAGCACCGCAAACAGAAAGACATTTCGGAAGAGTGGTTAGCCTCTATCCTTTCTGCAGGCTGCATGGGGAACAGTCATTTATGGAGGGATCTTGGTTTGCCCTCCAGAGACCATCTAAAAGCCCTCATTCGAACCAATTTTCCAACTCTTGCAGATCTTAATACTCAAAATATGCGCTGGAAAAAATTTTTTTATAAACAGCTGTGTGAACAACAAGGGCACTACCTCTGCCGCTCGCCCAGCTGTGATATTTGTCCAAGTCACGAAGAATGTTTTGGCGAAGAATAA
- a CDS encoding 2Fe-2S iron-sulfur cluster-binding protein yields MATVYFSSPILHKNVKVEATAGKRNTLLGVAKEHNIKIPCECENGECGSCLVKVTHLDGSRIKGVTLTDKERIVLKSIGKLPPNEEERALVKDIPPTYRLACQTIVTDEDLLVEFTGEPGGA; encoded by the coding sequence ATGGCTACTGTCTATTTCAGTTCGCCCATATTACACAAAAATGTAAAAGTCGAAGCGACGGCAGGAAAGCGCAACACTCTGCTCGGCGTAGCAAAAGAACACAATATTAAAATCCCCTGTGAATGTGAAAATGGCGAATGTGGATCCTGTCTAGTAAAAGTCACTCACTTAGACGGCAGTCGCATAAAAGGCGTTACGCTAACCGACAAAGAGCGCATTGTACTTAAGTCCATCGGCAAACTGCCCCCTAATGAAGAGGAGCGAGCACTGGTAAAAGATATCCCCCCCACCTACCGATTGGCCTGCCAGACGATTGTAACGGATGAGGATTTATTGGTGGAGTTTACGGGGGAGCCTGGGGGAGCTTAA
- a CDS encoding adenylate/guanylate cyclase domain-containing protein translates to MAEPQQQVSDKLAADFSLRQNDIRTLICFAAAGTLMVNWDWPAIPLIDAAVCIGILFYAVATYVWLRKTLYDTAHGQLFDKIMTVDAFIIGIVLGLTNFSILPTFLFVTMIQFNALINGGTKKWMIDNLAFVGGVGVTFLLRDPQWVLSDRLEVSIVSLIGIFTYFCAYAIFVHTRIRKLDMLSKKLVNEQTLYKLRTYKLARYLTPTVWRAVNEGREETLASERKRITVFFSDIRGFSSLAEELEAETLTDLLNTYLTEMVTIATKHRGTIDKFMGDAIMVIFGDTRSEGLKADCVRCLSMAIEMRKKMKELQTLWYNQGIKKPLQIRMGINTGYCTVGSFGTTQYMDYTVLGTHVNLASRLESAAHPGEILISHETWSLVKDVIMCRDKGEIKAKGFAHPIKVYQVVDFRKDLGRHQSYYEENREGFSMHMDLDKIKNYDKERVIETLEVATERLRGKVIK, encoded by the coding sequence ATGGCCGAGCCTCAACAACAGGTCTCAGATAAACTCGCAGCAGATTTCTCTCTCAGACAAAACGATATTCGTACCCTTATCTGTTTCGCCGCAGCCGGAACCCTTATGGTCAACTGGGATTGGCCCGCGATACCGCTAATTGACGCCGCTGTCTGCATTGGCATTCTATTTTACGCGGTTGCAACCTACGTCTGGCTGAGAAAGACGCTTTACGACACCGCGCACGGACAGCTTTTTGACAAAATAATGACTGTCGACGCCTTCATTATCGGCATTGTGCTCGGCCTAACCAACTTCAGTATTCTGCCCACTTTTCTTTTTGTTACCATGATCCAGTTTAATGCCCTGATTAACGGCGGCACAAAAAAATGGATGATCGATAACCTAGCATTTGTCGGCGGTGTTGGCGTTACGTTTTTACTCCGTGACCCCCAGTGGGTTCTTTCAGATAGACTGGAAGTAAGTATTGTCAGCCTAATCGGCATTTTCACTTACTTCTGTGCTTACGCCATTTTTGTTCATACTCGCATTCGCAAGCTCGATATGCTCTCCAAAAAGCTGGTGAACGAGCAAACGCTCTACAAACTTCGAACCTACAAGCTGGCTCGCTACCTAACGCCCACCGTGTGGAGAGCGGTCAATGAAGGCCGAGAGGAAACCCTGGCTTCTGAGCGCAAACGCATCACCGTTTTTTTCTCGGACATCCGGGGCTTTAGCTCGCTCGCGGAAGAGCTGGAAGCCGAAACGCTCACGGATCTACTTAACACCTATCTGACGGAAATGGTCACCATCGCGACCAAGCACCGTGGCACTATCGATAAGTTTATGGGTGATGCGATCATGGTCATCTTTGGCGATACCCGAAGCGAGGGTTTAAAGGCCGATTGTGTGCGCTGCCTCTCCATGGCGATCGAAATGCGTAAAAAAATGAAAGAACTGCAAACGCTTTGGTACAACCAAGGAATCAAAAAGCCACTACAAATACGTATGGGTATCAACACCGGCTACTGCACTGTTGGCTCATTCGGCACCACTCAATATATGGATTACACCGTACTGGGTACCCATGTAAACCTCGCCAGCCGATTGGAGTCGGCAGCACACCCAGGAGAAATTCTAATCTCCCACGAAACCTGGTCACTGGTGAAGGATGTGATTATGTGTCGTGATAAAGGTGAGATTAAAGCCAAGGGTTTCGCTCACCCCATTAAGGTGTATCAAGTTGTAGACTTCCGTAAAGATCTGGGGCGCCACCAAAGCTATTACGAAGAAAACCGTGAAGGCTTCTCCATGCATATGGATTTGGACAAAATTAAGAACTACGACAAAGAACGGGTAATTGAAACCCTTGAAGTTGCCACAGAGCGCCTGAGGGGAAAGGTGATCAAATAA
- the queF gene encoding NADPH-dependent 7-cyano-7-deazaguanine reductase QueF (Catalyzes the NADPH-dependent reduction of 7-cyano-7-deazaguanine (preQ0) to 7-aminomethyl-7-deazaguanine (preQ1) in queuosine biosynthesis) yields MSLVKLGESAPYSARYNPGLLEPIARQQSRMSLVGREEMPFVGVDLWTAYELSWLGKGGKPEVAIAEFSFPADSCAIIESKSFKYYLNSFNQTTFTDRQRVLSLLQSDLSSACGGDVQVDIFDIDRYQKNERPLPGICVDTLNVQIDAYQPVPELLTFGAQAVQGQVLYSHLLKSNCPVTGQPDWATVWISCSGRELSPESWLKYVVSFRQHQDFHENCVEKIFCDLMAAGKFESLAVYARYTRRGGLDINPYRATGDLGSQLPAALSAARIPRQ; encoded by the coding sequence ATGAGTTTGGTAAAACTGGGCGAGAGCGCCCCTTATTCCGCACGATATAATCCAGGTTTGCTGGAGCCCATTGCGCGTCAACAATCCCGCATGTCTTTGGTTGGGCGGGAAGAAATGCCTTTTGTTGGCGTTGACCTATGGACGGCGTATGAGTTGTCCTGGTTGGGAAAGGGCGGCAAGCCAGAAGTGGCTATTGCGGAATTTAGTTTTCCTGCGGATAGCTGCGCGATTATTGAATCTAAATCCTTTAAATACTATTTAAACTCGTTTAACCAAACGACCTTTACCGACCGGCAGCGTGTGCTAAGCCTCCTACAGTCAGATTTATCTAGCGCCTGTGGGGGAGATGTACAGGTGGATATTTTTGATATCGATAGGTACCAGAAAAATGAACGGCCACTGCCGGGGATCTGTGTTGATACTCTAAATGTGCAAATTGATGCCTACCAGCCCGTTCCTGAGCTTTTGACGTTTGGTGCGCAGGCGGTGCAAGGCCAAGTTTTATATAGCCACCTGCTAAAAAGTAACTGTCCGGTTACCGGCCAACCCGATTGGGCAACCGTTTGGATTTCATGCTCGGGCCGAGAGCTGTCGCCCGAAAGTTGGCTGAAGTATGTGGTGTCGTTTAGGCAGCACCAGGATTTCCACGAAAACTGTGTAGAGAAAATTTTTTGTGATCTTATGGCGGCAGGGAAGTTTGAATCATTAGCTGTGTACGCACGCTACACCCGTCGCGGTGGGCTGGATATTAACCCCTATCGTGCAACGGGAGATCTGGGGTCACAGTTACCGGCTGCCTTGTCGGCTGCTCGTATCCCCAGGCAGTAG
- a CDS encoding ABC transporter permease, translated as MNAQQQYIAFSTIVRKEIRRFTRIWVQTLIPPVITMALYFVIFGNLIGSRIGDMGGFDYMSFVVPGLIMMAVINNSYSNVVSSFYSAKFTKSIEELQVSPTPNYIILAGYVCGGSLRGLLVGGIVTCISLFFTDLQIHNPLVTITVILLTAILFSIAGMINAIFANSFDDISIIPTFVLTPMTYLGGVFYSISLLSDFWQGVSKLNPILYMVNAFRYGILGVSDVSIGGAFFGIITFLVILLAYSLYLLEYGKKLRS; from the coding sequence ATGAACGCACAACAGCAATATATCGCCTTCTCGACCATTGTTCGCAAGGAAATTCGCCGTTTTACCCGCATCTGGGTGCAAACGTTAATACCGCCAGTGATTACAATGGCTTTGTATTTTGTGATTTTCGGCAATTTAATTGGTTCGCGTATTGGCGATATGGGCGGCTTTGATTATATGTCTTTTGTTGTTCCGGGCCTGATTATGATGGCGGTTATTAATAACTCCTATTCCAACGTCGTGTCGTCCTTCTATTCTGCGAAATTTACCAAAAGCATTGAGGAGTTACAGGTTAGTCCAACGCCGAACTATATAATTCTTGCAGGATATGTTTGTGGCGGCTCGCTACGTGGTTTGTTAGTTGGTGGTATTGTAACCTGTATTTCCCTGTTTTTTACCGACTTGCAGATCCACAACCCGTTGGTCACTATTACCGTTATTTTATTAACGGCCATCCTGTTTTCTATTGCAGGTATGATCAATGCCATTTTTGCCAATTCATTTGATGATATTTCTATTATTCCGACCTTTGTTTTGACTCCTATGACCTACTTAGGCGGAGTCTTCTATTCTATTAGTTTGTTATCGGATTTCTGGCAGGGTGTCTCTAAGCTCAACCCCATACTGTACATGGTGAATGCGTTTCGCTATGGCATTTTGGGCGTGTCTGATGTCAGCATTGGCGGTGCCTTTTTTGGGATTATTACCTTCCTGGTGATTTTGTTGGCTTATAGCTTATACCTGCTGGAATATGGGAAAAAACTGCGAAGTTAA
- a CDS encoding ABC transporter ATP-binding protein: MSNENSGAHLALNIKGLKKTYGESFEALKGIDLKVERGDFFALLGPNGAGKSTTIGILCSLIRKTAGKVSIFGHDIDTSFVTAKQYLGLVPQEFNFNMFERVKDIVTNQAGYYGLPPALAEQRAETYLTRLGLWGKRFDQGRHLSGGMKRRLMIARALVHEPQLLILDEPTAGVDIELRRSMWEFLKEINASGTTIILTTHYLEEAESLCRNVAIINEGDIVENTSVKALLKQLNKETFVLDVAQSMVKAPVVDNYDVTRSDESTLEVSVESGRSLNDLFSQLSSQNIDVISMRNKVNRLEELFVELVSNNGKGE; the protein is encoded by the coding sequence ATGTCTAATGAAAATAGTGGCGCCCACTTGGCGCTTAATATTAAGGGTTTGAAGAAAACCTACGGAGAATCGTTCGAAGCTCTAAAAGGTATAGACCTTAAAGTAGAGCGCGGAGATTTTTTTGCTCTACTGGGCCCCAATGGGGCTGGTAAGTCTACCACCATTGGGATTCTTTGTTCTCTCATTCGAAAAACGGCCGGTAAGGTTTCCATTTTTGGGCACGACATTGATACCAGCTTTGTTACCGCCAAGCAGTATCTGGGCTTGGTTCCTCAGGAATTTAATTTCAATATGTTTGAGAGGGTGAAGGATATTGTCACCAATCAGGCGGGCTACTACGGATTGCCGCCAGCTTTAGCTGAGCAGCGGGCCGAAACCTATTTAACCCGACTCGGTTTGTGGGGTAAGCGGTTTGACCAAGGGCGGCATTTAAGCGGAGGTATGAAGCGCCGTTTAATGATTGCTCGTGCACTGGTACATGAGCCGCAGTTACTGATTCTAGATGAGCCTACTGCGGGTGTGGATATAGAGCTGCGCCGGAGTATGTGGGAATTTCTGAAGGAAATTAATGCCTCGGGTACAACGATTATTCTGACTACCCACTATCTGGAAGAAGCTGAAAGTCTGTGTCGCAATGTCGCCATTATTAATGAAGGTGATATTGTGGAAAATACCAGTGTTAAAGCGCTGCTAAAACAGTTAAACAAAGAAACGTTCGTGTTGGATGTTGCACAGTCTATGGTCAAAGCTCCGGTTGTCGATAACTACGATGTGACTCGCTCTGACGAGTCTACTCTGGAAGTTTCTGTCGAAAGTGGGCGTTCATTGAATGACCTGTTTTCCCAATTGTCGAGCCAGAATATTGATGTAATCAGTATGCGTAATAAAGTGAACCGCTTGGAAGAACTGTTTGTCGAGCTGGTAAGCAACAACGGAAAAGGGGAGTAA